From Paenibacillus sp. PK3_47, the proteins below share one genomic window:
- a CDS encoding flagellar brake domain-containing protein, producing MYPKINEYLYIQIASSDAAEAEIEYRARIADMEDEAFLIEIPMQVGNGRLKKLFVGDELSIYFMTDGGIKNYFSTHVVGFKEDVIRMVRLRKPPADSIFKVQRRSFLRVNADLELAVKDALGGRFLVRTDDLGGGGTSFLSDGKINVKVGDKLSCWIMLPYRNGSTEHANFEGEVVRIKELENRRSLTMLKFSAISDQERQKIIRYCFERQFDFRNR from the coding sequence TTGTATCCCAAAATCAACGAGTATCTATACATACAAATAGCTTCCAGTGATGCTGCTGAGGCAGAAATTGAGTATAGAGCAAGAATTGCAGATATGGAAGACGAGGCTTTCCTGATTGAAATTCCCATGCAGGTCGGCAACGGAAGGCTTAAAAAGCTGTTTGTCGGTGACGAGCTGTCGATTTATTTCATGACGGACGGCGGCATTAAGAACTATTTCAGTACTCATGTAGTCGGCTTCAAAGAGGATGTTATCCGGATGGTCCGTCTGCGCAAACCTCCCGCGGATTCCATCTTCAAAGTACAGCGCCGCAGCTTTCTCCGGGTGAATGCGGATCTTGAACTGGCTGTGAAGGACGCTCTGGGCGGCCGCTTCCTTGTGCGCACGGATGACCTCGGGGGCGGTGGAACCTCTTTTCTCAGTGACGGCAAAATTAATGTGAAGGTGGGAGACAAGCTGTCCTGCTGGATTATGCTGCCCTACCGTAACGGAAGCACGGAGCATGCGAACTTTGAAGGTGAAGTGGTGCGGATCAAGGAGCTGGAGAACAGACGCAGCCTTACCATGCTGAAGTTTTCGGCCATCTCGGACCAGGAACGGCAAAAAATTATCCGTTATTGCTTCGAAAGGCAGTTTGATTTCCGCAACAGGTGA
- the ypeB gene encoding germination protein YpeB: MYKRLSAIMFPLTALLLVGALVWGYQENQEKNSILIKAENQYQRAFHDLSYHVERLHGELGNTLAVHSASDGMHRKGLVNVWRLTSEAQNEINQLPLTLLPFSKTEEFLSKISNFSYKAAVRDFTKKPLTEAELGNLKALYKNSGEISKDLQDVQNKVISNKLRWMDVETALATEEKAEDNTIIDGFKTVDKRVSAYPELDWGPSVASIYDKRSVKMLGGKPVTAEEIRAKALKYADLGSNANVSIRENGTGTEWASFTATVNSPQHKDPISMDFTVKGGLLISYNDNREVGQPRVSMEQAVAAAGDFLDKKGFPGMTAVSADRYDNLGNLTFVSSRNGVLIYPEKMTVRVGLDTGEPTGFQASDYVHEHQEKRQIPKPELTLAEARKKLNPDFKETYNRLAWIENEDAVELLTYEFGGRINGSQYRIYLNAADGHEEAVEEIRTSSGAQDK, translated from the coding sequence ATGTACAAAAGATTAAGTGCCATAATGTTCCCGCTGACCGCCCTGCTGCTGGTGGGTGCGCTGGTGTGGGGATATCAGGAAAACCAGGAGAAAAACTCGATTCTTATCAAGGCGGAAAACCAGTATCAGCGTGCGTTCCATGATCTCTCTTATCATGTGGAGCGTCTGCACGGGGAGCTGGGAAATACGCTTGCAGTACATTCCGCATCAGACGGGATGCACCGGAAGGGACTCGTGAATGTGTGGCGGCTTACCAGTGAAGCCCAGAATGAAATCAACCAGCTGCCGCTTACGCTGCTTCCCTTCAGCAAAACGGAAGAGTTCCTGTCCAAAATCTCCAACTTCTCTTATAAAGCCGCAGTGCGCGATTTCACCAAAAAGCCGCTGACTGAAGCTGAGCTGGGAAATCTGAAAGCACTCTACAAAAACTCCGGCGAGATTTCCAAAGACCTGCAGGATGTGCAGAACAAGGTTATCAGCAACAAGCTGCGCTGGATGGATGTGGAGACGGCACTTGCGACAGAGGAAAAGGCGGAGGACAATACGATCATCGACGGCTTCAAAACGGTGGATAAACGCGTTTCAGCCTATCCCGAGCTTGACTGGGGACCGTCCGTGGCCAGCATTTACGATAAACGTTCTGTCAAAATGCTTGGCGGCAAGCCGGTAACGGCTGAAGAAATCCGGGCGAAGGCGCTGAAATATGCTGATCTCGGAAGTAACGCCAACGTGAGTATCAGAGAAAATGGTACGGGGACAGAGTGGGCATCCTTTACCGCAACCGTCAACAGTCCGCAGCATAAAGACCCGATCAGCATGGATTTTACAGTTAAAGGCGGTCTGCTGATCTCCTACAACGATAACCGTGAGGTTGGCCAGCCCAGAGTATCCATGGAGCAGGCTGTGGCCGCGGCGGGAGATTTTCTGGACAAAAAAGGCTTTCCCGGTATGACAGCAGTCAGCGCTGACCGTTACGACAATCTCGGTAACCTGACCTTTGTAAGCAGCCGGAACGGGGTGCTGATCTATCCGGAAAAAATGACTGTGCGCGTAGGACTGGATACAGGGGAGCCAACCGGGTTCCAGGCAAGCGACTATGTCCATGAACACCAGGAGAAGCGTCAGATTCCCAAGCCGGAATTGACGCTGGCTGAAGCCCGGAAAAAGCTCAATCCGGACTTTAAAGAAACGTATAACCGACTGGCCTGGATTGAAAACGAAGATGCCGTAGAACTGCTGACTTATGAATTCGGAGGCAGAATTAACGGTTCACAGTACCGGATTTATCTGAATGCGGCAGACGGTCACGAAGAAGCTGTGGAAGAAATCAGGACTTCTTCGGGCGCACAAGATAAATAG
- the prsW gene encoding glutamic-type intramembrane protease PrsW, with amino-acid sequence MLLLSVISSAVAPGLALLTFFYLKDKYDQEPLHMVLKVFLLGLLIVFPVMIIQRGLTLGLDSGPYIDSFLISSGVEECLKWFVLYHMIYNHTEFDEPYDGILYAVAISLGFATIENLMYAWYSQASLGSMFIRALLPVSGHAMFGVIMGYHMGRAKFMKGNRTRGILLVSLLLPWLWHGIYDFILSTTANYWIWFIVPLMAVLWYGGMGKVARANSRSPFRFLKREEEVNL; translated from the coding sequence GTGCTTTTGTTATCGGTCATTTCGTCGGCAGTAGCACCGGGACTTGCGCTGCTGACTTTTTTCTATCTGAAAGACAAGTATGACCAGGAACCGCTCCACATGGTGCTTAAGGTGTTTCTGCTCGGGCTGCTGATTGTTTTTCCGGTAATGATTATTCAAAGAGGACTTACACTGGGGCTTGACAGCGGTCCTTATATCGATTCATTTCTGATCTCTTCCGGTGTGGAGGAGTGTCTGAAGTGGTTTGTGCTGTACCATATGATCTACAATCATACCGAATTTGACGAGCCATATGATGGAATACTATACGCTGTGGCAATTTCGCTCGGCTTTGCAACAATAGAAAATCTAATGTATGCCTGGTACAGCCAAGCTTCACTCGGTTCAATGTTTATCCGGGCGCTGCTTCCGGTATCCGGCCATGCGATGTTCGGGGTAATCATGGGCTATCACATGGGCAGGGCCAAGTTTATGAAGGGCAACCGGACACGGGGCATTCTGCTTGTGTCGCTGCTGCTGCCATGGCTGTGGCATGGAATCTATGATTTTATACTCAGTACAACCGCTAACTACTGGATCTGGTTCATTGTTCCTTTAATGGCCGTGCTGTGGTATGGAGGCATGGGAAAGGTGGCAAGAGCGAACAGCCGCTCGCCATTCCGGTTTTTAAAGCGTGAAGAAGAGGTTAACCTCTAG
- a CDS encoding genetic competence negative regulator: MRIERLSQDKIRIFLTFDDLSERGIQKEDMWQEVPKVHDLFTEMMDQAYSELGFDATGPLAVEVFAMPAQGMVVIVTRGKYDHHQYGASGEEELPEEIYEMEVTLEQSDSIVYAFRDFEVLVEAAHVLIGNITSQGKLYSYNDKWYLYFDPKDFEESETALSGLVAVLSEFGDSSSVTEAVLEEYGKSVMPENAVQTLCTHFKRQE, encoded by the coding sequence ATGAGAATAGAGCGATTAAGTCAAGATAAGATACGGATTTTCCTCACTTTTGACGACCTGAGCGAGCGGGGCATCCAGAAGGAAGATATGTGGCAGGAAGTTCCCAAGGTGCATGACCTGTTCACGGAGATGATGGACCAGGCGTACAGTGAACTTGGTTTTGACGCAACCGGTCCGCTTGCCGTGGAAGTGTTCGCAATGCCCGCGCAAGGTATGGTCGTAATTGTGACCCGGGGGAAATATGATCACCATCAGTACGGTGCGTCCGGGGAAGAAGAATTGCCTGAAGAGATTTATGAAATGGAAGTTACTCTGGAACAAAGCGACTCCATTGTGTATGCATTCCGCGATTTTGAAGTTCTGGTTGAAGCGGCACATGTACTCATCGGCAATATTACTTCTCAGGGGAAACTGTATTCTTATAATGATAAATGGTACCTTTACTTCGATCCGAAGGACTTCGAAGAATCCGAGACAGCTTTATCCGGCCTTGTGGCCGTATTGTCTGAATTCGGCGATTCCTCTTCGGTAACCGAAGCTGTTCTGGAGGAATACGGCAAGTCCGTAATGCCGGAGAATGCTGTTCAGACTCTCTGCACACATTTCAAGCGCCAGGAGTAA
- a CDS encoding polysaccharide deacetylase family protein: protein MKKVVKATSLLLLAAVLLTACSSGDNGSTEQSSPQPTAAATQEAAAPASSEPQETAGTTASPSPEPASAASASPGTGSTAGVEAPAATGTPAPGGQASAEEVPVLYHMNKNYDIVPNEEGTDKKVVLLTFDDGPKEAGLIHSLMDTLDKHQAKAIFFINGYRVQEHPELLELLHSRGGIIGNHSWDHIVLKDKSYTEVKKQLEDVQNIVKEVTGEAPQFFRPPHGAGGDVGKKVAAENGMLYMTWSVGSLDWEMKEKDTGKTETLIKNVTDQLHSGSNILMHELPWTAEALDQLLTTLEGKGYSFVDPRSIELEMR from the coding sequence ATGAAAAAAGTGGTTAAAGCGACATCCTTGCTGCTGCTTGCGGCCGTTTTGCTGACAGCCTGCAGCAGCGGAGATAACGGAAGCACAGAGCAAAGCAGCCCGCAGCCGACGGCGGCGGCAACACAAGAGGCAGCAGCGCCAGCATCATCAGAGCCGCAGGAAACTGCGGGAACAACTGCAAGTCCATCGCCTGAGCCGGCTTCTGCGGCTTCAGCAAGTCCCGGCACCGGCAGCACAGCAGGCGTAGAAGCACCTGCAGCCACAGGCACCCCGGCTCCAGGCGGACAAGCCTCCGCAGAAGAAGTACCGGTGCTGTATCATATGAACAAAAATTATGATATTGTCCCGAATGAGGAAGGGACGGACAAAAAGGTCGTCCTGCTGACCTTCGATGACGGCCCGAAGGAAGCCGGGCTGATCCATTCCTTAATGGACACACTGGACAAGCATCAGGCAAAGGCTATTTTCTTTATCAACGGCTACCGTGTGCAGGAGCATCCGGAACTGCTGGAGCTGCTCCATTCCCGCGGCGGCATCATCGGCAACCACAGCTGGGATCATATTGTCCTGAAGGACAAATCCTATACGGAAGTGAAGAAGCAGCTTGAGGACGTCCAGAACATTGTCAAGGAGGTTACCGGCGAAGCTCCGCAGTTCTTCCGCCCTCCGCATGGCGCAGGCGGCGATGTAGGCAAAAAGGTGGCCGCAGAGAACGGAATGCTGTACATGACGTGGTCCGTAGGATCACTGGACTGGGAAATGAAAGAGAAGGATACCGGCAAAACCGAAACGCTGATCAAGAATGTGACCGACCAGCTGCATTCCGGCAGCAATATTCTGATGCATGAGCTTCCGTGGACTGCGGAAGCCCTCGATCAACTGCTGACTACACTGGAAGGCAAAGGCTACAGCTTTGTTGATCCCCGCAGCATCGAGCTGGAAATGCGCTGA
- a CDS encoding metallophosphoesterase, which yields MVMEWILAVIAVVFLLFVLAGTVMVAAAFKKNIIAEEILLDSLPEPFDGYRILFITDIHRRRLPKDLLEPYKGRVDAVFLGGDMTEKGNKVERLADNMAFLASLAPVYAVHGNHDYRTNITLADNIIRGSGARLLVDENAVIERDGATLLLTGVDFPKKGGKKAYAPLPPVSPQEALLFRIILVHDPLWLSQQKTLPADLVLAGHTHGGQVVLPFGISMHADPFYKRYNAGHYNYAKGDGSGAQAKLLISRGFGTAHLPVRWRSPSEMHVLTLRRGQDGSARPDPWH from the coding sequence ATGGTAATGGAATGGATACTTGCTGTTATAGCTGTTGTCTTCCTGCTGTTTGTTCTGGCGGGAACGGTTATGGTCGCTGCAGCCTTTAAGAAGAACATTATTGCCGAGGAAATATTGCTGGATTCACTGCCTGAACCATTTGACGGATACCGCATTTTGTTCATCACTGATATTCACCGGCGCAGATTGCCGAAGGATCTGCTTGAGCCTTATAAGGGCCGGGTAGATGCGGTATTTCTTGGTGGTGATATGACAGAGAAGGGCAATAAGGTAGAACGTCTGGCCGACAATATGGCCTTCCTGGCCTCGCTGGCCCCTGTGTATGCAGTTCACGGGAATCATGATTACCGTACGAATATTACGCTTGCGGATAATATTATCCGCGGCAGCGGTGCCCGGCTGCTGGTCGATGAGAATGCTGTGATTGAACGGGACGGAGCAACCCTGCTGCTTACCGGAGTAGACTTCCCGAAGAAAGGCGGCAAGAAGGCCTACGCTCCTTTGCCGCCTGTATCCCCGCAGGAAGCTTTGCTTTTCAGGATTATACTCGTTCATGACCCTTTGTGGCTGTCACAGCAGAAGACTTTGCCTGCCGATCTGGTTCTGGCCGGCCATACGCATGGCGGCCAGGTCGTGCTGCCTTTCGGAATCAGCATGCATGCTGATCCGTTCTATAAGCGTTATAATGCCGGTCATTATAATTATGCCAAAGGTGACGGCTCCGGCGCTCAAGCGAAGCTCCTGATCAGCCGGGGGTTCGGAACCGCGCACCTGCCGGTGCGCTGGCGCAGCCCGTCCGAAATGCATGTGCTGACCCTCCGCAGGGGACAGGATGGAAGTGCCCGGCCGGATCCCTGGCATTAG
- a CDS encoding type II CAAX endopeptidase family protein → MKKFKFGDIKIKKADPQMLTDKLLLVNLYITQGLTLFIGLIWILLQKRNPFDILNFPAGYKFIYWGLGLAAVMLVVDFILTHIVPEDSMDDGGINELLFGKRPLWHIVIIAAVVSVCEELLFRGAIQYAFGPYWTSIIFALIHVRYLRHWVPTGWVFLSSYGLGYIYIHSGTIWAPILCHFFIDLFSGLVIRYRRES, encoded by the coding sequence ATGAAAAAATTCAAATTTGGCGACATCAAGATCAAAAAAGCCGATCCCCAGATGTTAACAGACAAGCTGCTGCTGGTTAATCTCTATATTACGCAGGGCCTTACTTTATTTATCGGTCTGATATGGATATTATTGCAGAAAAGAAATCCCTTTGACATATTAAATTTTCCGGCCGGCTACAAATTTATATATTGGGGGCTTGGACTGGCGGCTGTTATGCTTGTTGTAGATTTCATCCTGACCCATATTGTACCAGAAGACAGCATGGATGACGGAGGGATAAACGAACTATTATTCGGCAAAAGGCCGTTGTGGCACATTGTTATCATTGCGGCTGTTGTATCCGTATGCGAAGAGCTGCTGTTCCGAGGAGCCATACAGTATGCGTTCGGACCTTATTGGACAAGTATCATATTTGCACTTATACATGTGCGTTATCTAAGGCACTGGGTACCAACCGGCTGGGTGTTCCTCAGCAGCTACGGTCTTGGGTATATCTACATTCATTCAGGAACGATCTGGGCACCAATTCTATGTCATTTCTTCATAGACCTGTTCTCAGGCCTGGTGATCCGCTACAGGAGGGAATCATGA
- the serA gene encoding phosphoglycerate dehydrogenase, producing the protein MFKVLVSDPISDLGIQQLMDAEDVTVEKKTGLSEDELVAIIGDYDGLLVRSQTTVTEKIIAAGTRLKVIGRAGVGVDNIKLEAATQHGVVVINAPDGNTITTCEHAFAMMMALARHIPQAYAKTINGIWDRKTFLGVELRGKTLGVLGMGRIGSEVAKRAKAFGMNILAYDPFLTADRAEKLEVKLASVDDIVRGADFITVHTPLTPETRHMISRPQFEVMKKGMRIVNCARGGVIDEMALVEAIDSGIVAGAAFDVFEKEPPQPDHPFLTHPKIIVTPHLGASTVEAQENVAIDVSEQVLHILRNEPFINAVNIPPVAPSVMNKLQPYFTLGEKLGSFATQLAHGAISEINVEYAGDLSDVDTQPLTRYIVKGVLSRHFGSDVNIVNSMHLAKTRDVNVVVTKSPKTKGFTNLITVTLKADPDEERLVAGTLLQGYGERIVQVNKFPVDIAPEGHQLVISHNDKPGIIGLVGTLLGENDVNIASMQVGRKIVGGAAIMLLTVDKAVPQEVLVKLAGLPEINTAEEITLL; encoded by the coding sequence ATGTTCAAAGTATTAGTATCGGATCCAATCAGTGATTTGGGCATTCAGCAGTTGATGGACGCAGAAGATGTGACTGTAGAGAAGAAAACCGGACTTAGTGAAGATGAGCTCGTGGCCATTATCGGGGATTATGACGGACTTCTGGTGCGCAGCCAAACGACTGTTACCGAGAAAATTATCGCTGCCGGCACCAGACTGAAGGTTATCGGACGCGCCGGTGTCGGTGTCGATAACATCAAGCTGGAGGCTGCAACACAGCACGGTGTTGTAGTTATCAATGCACCTGACGGAAATACGATCACAACCTGTGAGCACGCTTTTGCCATGATGATGGCGCTCGCCCGCCACATTCCGCAGGCCTATGCCAAGACCATTAACGGTATCTGGGACAGAAAAACCTTCCTTGGTGTCGAACTGCGCGGCAAAACGCTGGGCGTACTGGGGATGGGACGGATCGGCAGCGAAGTAGCGAAACGTGCCAAAGCGTTCGGGATGAACATTCTGGCCTATGATCCGTTCCTGACTGCTGACCGTGCGGAGAAGCTGGAAGTGAAGCTGGCTTCTGTTGATGATATCGTCCGCGGCGCAGATTTCATCACTGTGCATACACCGCTGACTCCGGAGACACGGCACATGATCTCCCGTCCGCAGTTCGAGGTGATGAAAAAAGGCATGCGGATCGTCAACTGTGCGCGCGGCGGAGTGATCGACGAAATGGCGCTGGTTGAAGCCATTGACAGCGGTATTGTTGCCGGAGCAGCCTTTGACGTATTCGAGAAGGAGCCGCCTCAGCCGGATCACCCGTTCCTCACTCATCCAAAAATCATTGTAACCCCGCATCTGGGCGCCTCCACTGTGGAAGCCCAGGAGAACGTAGCGATCGATGTATCGGAGCAGGTGCTGCATATTCTGCGCAATGAGCCGTTCATCAACGCCGTAAACATTCCTCCGGTTGCACCGAGTGTAATGAACAAGCTTCAGCCGTACTTCACCCTTGGCGAGAAGCTGGGCAGCTTCGCTACACAGCTCGCACATGGTGCGATCAGCGAAATCAATGTAGAATATGCCGGAGATCTCTCCGATGTGGATACCCAGCCGCTGACCCGTTATATTGTCAAAGGTGTGCTCTCACGCCACTTCGGCAGCGATGTCAACATCGTCAACTCGATGCATCTGGCCAAAACCCGTGATGTGAACGTAGTTGTAACGAAATCACCCAAGACAAAAGGCTTCACCAACCTGATTACAGTTACGCTCAAAGCCGATCCGGATGAAGAACGCCTGGTTGCCGGCACGCTGCTGCAGGGCTACGGGGAACGGATTGTTCAGGTTAACAAATTCCCGGTAGATATCGCTCCGGAAGGCCATCAGCTTGTCATTTCCCACAATGACAAACCGGGTATTATCGGCCTTGTCGGTACGCTGCTCGGGGAGAATGATGTGAACATCGCCTCCATGCAGGTAGGCCGCAAAATTGTCGGCGGTGCCGCAATCATGCTGTTGACCGTTGATAAGGCAGTGCCTCAGGAGGTACTCGTGAAGCTGGCCGGACTTCCGGAAATCAACACTGCTGAGGAGATTACCCTGCTCTAA
- a CDS encoding YafY family protein — MRADRLLSILMLLQNRGKMTTRELAENLEVSGRTIVRDMEALSASGIPVLAERGREGGWMLTEGYRTSLTGMKPKELASLLLPADSAVLQALGIEQDHTSAVRKLEAAVSRSQPSPLHYLNQRVHIDGAGWRSSAEAYPFLPLLQTAVWEERKVLITYLRGDETTERLISPLGLVAKRGVWYAAAESSGELRTYRVSRITGAVLSEEIFKRPEGFDLARYWEESMNTFKAALPRYPAQLLLQEQSLKQLQQERYVTITKKAPADSAGWFLVDAEFNTAGSACSIILSLGAGAIVTTPQELHDAVKSALKETLLLYEAQTVRNSS; from the coding sequence TTGAGAGCTGACCGTCTGCTGTCGATCCTGATGCTGCTGCAAAACCGCGGAAAAATGACAACACGCGAATTGGCCGAAAACCTGGAGGTGTCCGGCCGGACGATCGTCCGTGATATGGAGGCTCTGAGCGCCTCCGGAATCCCCGTCCTCGCTGAAAGAGGCCGTGAAGGCGGCTGGATGCTTACCGAAGGCTACAGGACTTCCCTGACCGGTATGAAGCCGAAGGAGCTCGCCTCCCTGCTTCTTCCCGCAGATTCAGCGGTGCTCCAAGCCTTGGGGATTGAACAGGACCATACTTCCGCTGTCCGCAAGCTTGAAGCTGCAGTCTCCAGGTCACAGCCCTCCCCGCTGCACTATTTGAACCAGCGTGTTCACATCGACGGAGCGGGTTGGCGCTCATCTGCCGAAGCCTACCCTTTCCTCCCCCTGCTGCAGACTGCCGTATGGGAAGAGCGCAAGGTACTCATTACCTATCTGCGCGGCGATGAGACTACAGAGCGGCTGATCTCTCCGCTTGGACTTGTGGCCAAACGCGGAGTCTGGTATGCTGCCGCCGAGAGTAGCGGAGAGCTGAGAACATACCGTGTGTCCAGAATTACCGGTGCCGTGCTTTCCGAGGAAATCTTTAAACGCCCGGAAGGATTTGATCTCGCCCGTTACTGGGAAGAGTCGATGAATACGTTTAAGGCCGCACTTCCCCGCTATCCTGCTCAGCTGCTGCTCCAAGAGCAGTCTCTGAAACAGCTTCAGCAGGAACGCTACGTCACCATTACAAAGAAGGCACCGGCGGATTCTGCTGGGTGGTTTTTAGTCGATGCTGAATTTAACACAGCCGGATCTGCCTGCAGCATTATTCTTTCACTGGGGGCAGGGGCCATTGTAACTACACCTCAGGAACTACATGATGCCGTAAAATCAGCACTTAAGGAAACCCTGTTATTATATGAAGCGCAAACTGTGCGAAACTCTTCTTAA